One genomic segment of Pedobacter endophyticus includes these proteins:
- a CDS encoding phosphosulfolactate synthase — protein MNYPLKNVPERPSKPRQNGLTMVMDKGLSLRQVEDFIEVAGVHTDIVKLGWATSHVTPNLKEKLALYKSAGIPTYFGGTLFEAFIIRDQFTDYQRVLDQYGMEYAEVSDGSIEIEHDIKCRYISELAQQVTVISEVGSKDAAKIFAPYKWIKLMQSEIQAGSWKVIAEAREGGNVGIYRGSGEVREGLVDEILTQIPNETIIWEAPQKEQQVWFIKLIGTNVNLGNIAPAEVIPLETIRLGLRGDTFDYFLNELK, from the coding sequence ATGAATTACCCATTAAAAAACGTTCCTGAACGTCCATCTAAACCACGCCAAAACGGCTTAACAATGGTTATGGACAAGGGATTAAGCCTACGCCAAGTGGAAGATTTTATAGAAGTAGCTGGCGTACATACAGATATCGTAAAATTAGGTTGGGCAACATCGCATGTTACTCCAAACCTCAAAGAAAAATTAGCTTTATATAAAAGTGCAGGCATCCCCACCTATTTCGGGGGAACATTATTTGAGGCTTTTATCATCCGTGATCAATTTACAGATTATCAACGTGTTTTAGACCAGTATGGAATGGAATACGCGGAGGTTTCTGACGGCTCTATAGAGATTGAACACGATATTAAATGCCGTTATATTAGCGAACTGGCCCAACAGGTTACCGTAATTTCGGAAGTTGGAAGTAAGGACGCCGCGAAGATATTTGCACCTTACAAATGGATTAAACTAATGCAATCGGAAATTCAGGCTGGCTCATGGAAAGTTATTGCGGAAGCTCGCGAGGGCGGTAATGTTGGCATTTACCGCGGCAGTGGCGAAGTGAGGGAAGGCCTGGTAGACGAAATATTAACTCAGATTCCTAATGAAACAATTATTTGGGAAGCACCACAAAAAGAGCAGCAGGTTTGGTTTATTAAATTAATTGGAACGAACGTAAACCTGGGCAACATTGCACCGGCGGAGGTTATTCCGTTAGAAACAATCCGTTTAGGCTTAAGGGGCGATACTTTTGATTATTTCTTAAATGAGCTGAAATAA
- a CDS encoding nuclear transport factor 2 family protein has translation MKKYTVLAILLTCLNTGLFAQNEEAAIKQTVNNLFIGMKSGDSTIARSAFANDCIMQTIVSKNGTASARTENLNQFIKFIGSVAKDKLDERIVFTKILIDGPLAVVWTDYKFYLNNTFSHCGVNSFQLVKGAKGWRIVYLIDTRRKDECEE, from the coding sequence ATGAAAAAATACACCGTTTTAGCCATTCTCTTAACCTGCCTAAACACCGGTTTGTTTGCTCAAAATGAGGAAGCAGCCATTAAGCAGACGGTAAATAACTTGTTTATCGGGATGAAATCTGGAGATAGCACCATTGCCAGATCGGCCTTTGCCAACGATTGCATTATGCAAACCATTGTAAGCAAGAACGGAACAGCATCAGCTCGTACCGAGAATTTAAACCAATTCATCAAATTTATAGGCTCGGTTGCTAAAGATAAACTGGATGAGCGCATCGTGTTCACCAAAATTTTAATTGATGGCCCGCTTGCCGTTGTATGGACAGATTATAAGTTCTACCTGAACAATACATTTAGCCATTGCGGTGTAAACTCGTTTCAATTGGTAAAAGGAGCAAAAGGCTGGCGAATTGTTTACTTAATTGATACGAGGAGGAAAGATGAGTGTGAGGAGTAG
- a CDS encoding tetratricopeptide repeat protein gives MEEEFFFESNEDAHRSVERYEEMLRNQDQYFFDAGAFEYIVDFYIEKNDPVKALQVIDFAISQHPYATVFLIKQAHLYILTNNNEQAFIALQKAELLEPSEPDIYLLRGNIFQNTERFAEALENYEKALGLAENTDEILLQMAYVHQSMGDYESAITYIKLSLEQNMENQDGLYELAFCYDVLDKQEESIKFYQQYIDTDPYSYAAWYNLGNSFHKLNLFEKAIDAYDYAILIKEDFSSAYFNKGNALVQLDKYDEAIDVYKQTFEYEPPNADTYCAIGECYEKLEKMDDARSYYKKSVKMDPKMADAWFGIGVTLNHEERYFESLHFYKKAIDLEAENADFWFAMADAYYKLGQIEESITAYEKVIEYNPLDIEAWLDFSTVLYEQGKLLEASETMAQAIKNNPEAAELYYRMVAYLFALGNYADALGYLETALTTDPDKHYILFEYLPQLQDNSAIINVINRFIR, from the coding sequence ATGGAAGAAGAATTCTTTTTTGAATCCAACGAAGATGCACACCGCTCGGTTGAGCGATACGAAGAAATGCTGCGCAATCAAGACCAGTATTTTTTCGACGCTGGTGCCTTCGAATATATAGTCGATTTTTATATAGAGAAAAATGATCCGGTAAAGGCCCTGCAAGTAATCGATTTTGCAATCAGTCAACATCCCTATGCCACGGTTTTCTTAATTAAACAGGCGCATCTTTATATTTTAACCAACAACAACGAACAAGCATTTATTGCGCTGCAAAAAGCCGAATTGCTTGAACCATCGGAGCCAGATATTTATTTGCTTCGTGGAAACATTTTTCAAAACACCGAACGTTTTGCTGAGGCGCTTGAGAATTACGAAAAAGCACTCGGTTTGGCCGAAAATACCGATGAAATTTTGTTGCAAATGGCTTATGTGCACCAAAGCATGGGCGATTATGAAAGTGCAATTACCTATATTAAGCTTAGTTTGGAGCAGAACATGGAAAATCAGGACGGTTTGTACGAACTGGCCTTTTGTTACGATGTGCTCGACAAGCAGGAGGAAAGCATCAAGTTTTATCAGCAATACATCGATACGGATCCGTACTCGTATGCGGCCTGGTATAACCTGGGCAATAGTTTTCATAAACTCAATCTTTTCGAAAAAGCAATTGATGCCTACGATTACGCTATTTTAATTAAGGAAGATTTTAGTTCGGCATACTTTAATAAAGGAAACGCCCTGGTTCAGCTTGATAAATATGATGAGGCCATCGATGTGTATAAACAGACTTTCGAGTATGAACCGCCCAATGCGGACACGTATTGCGCCATTGGCGAATGCTACGAGAAGCTCGAAAAAATGGATGATGCCCGTTCTTATTACAAGAAATCGGTCAAAATGGATCCAAAAATGGCAGATGCATGGTTTGGCATCGGTGTAACCCTTAACCATGAGGAACGCTATTTCGAATCGCTGCATTTTTATAAAAAAGCAATCGACCTGGAGGCTGAAAACGCCGACTTTTGGTTCGCGATGGCGGATGCCTATTATAAGCTGGGTCAAATTGAGGAATCGATCACGGCTTATGAAAAGGTTATAGAATACAATCCGCTTGATATTGAGGCCTGGCTCGACTTTAGTACGGTGCTTTATGAGCAGGGAAAATTGCTGGAGGCGTCGGAAACAATGGCGCAGGCAATTAAAAATAATCCGGAGGCGGCCGAGCTTTATTACCGCATGGTGGCCTATTTATTTGCACTTGGCAATTATGCAGATGCGCTGGGTTACCTCGAAACTGCGTTGACAACCGATCCTGATAAGCATTACATTTTATTCGAGTATTTACCCCAATTGCAAGATAACAGCGCCATTATTAACGTTATAAACCGATTTATCAGGTAA